In Caproiciproducens sp. NJN-50, the following are encoded in one genomic region:
- a CDS encoding ABC transporter ATP-binding protein, whose amino-acid sequence MAQLTLKNIYKRYDGRKGLFRKKVLNDFAVKDLSFSCNDGEFVGILGPSGCGKSTTLRMLAGLEQITSGDVYIDEIRINDLLPKDRNIGLAFEDYALYPPLSVYDNLAFNMRAKKIGEEEIRKSIDYVAPLLKVDDLIQMKPTALSGGQKQRVNIARAIVRKPGLLLLDEPLSHLDGKMRQTLRQEIKRLHHEIKCTTIIVTHDQLEAMSLADRIVIMKDGELQQMGTPLEVYDDPGNVFVAGFIGEPPMNLLPSTIVRADGHFLFTFENSDVRIEVPQRYREVVSDGMDVILGVRPVDVLISGGDSVSTAVPVAVYEDLGDERHISVRIGKSLLNITTEKDVYYQKGQIIRLIFHAERTHLFDPKTGERIRPGQTSSES is encoded by the coding sequence TTGGCACAGTTAACATTAAAAAATATCTATAAAAGATATGACGGGAGAAAAGGACTGTTTCGTAAGAAGGTTCTGAATGATTTTGCTGTAAAGGATCTTTCCTTTTCCTGCAACGACGGGGAATTCGTCGGGATTCTCGGCCCGTCCGGCTGCGGGAAATCGACCACACTCCGCATGCTTGCCGGTTTGGAGCAGATCACCTCGGGGGATGTTTACATCGATGAGATCAGAATCAACGATCTTTTGCCGAAGGACCGGAACATCGGACTTGCATTCGAGGATTATGCTCTGTATCCGCCGCTCAGCGTATACGATAACCTTGCGTTTAACATGAGGGCGAAAAAGATCGGCGAGGAAGAAATCAGGAAATCAATTGACTATGTGGCTCCTCTGCTGAAAGTCGACGATCTGATTCAGATGAAGCCGACGGCTCTTTCAGGCGGGCAGAAACAGAGGGTGAATATTGCGCGGGCCATCGTCAGAAAACCGGGGCTGCTGCTGTTGGATGAGCCCCTGAGCCACCTGGACGGCAAAATGCGCCAGACACTCCGGCAGGAGATCAAGCGCCTGCACCACGAAATCAAATGCACGACAATCATTGTGACGCATGACCAGCTGGAAGCGATGTCTCTGGCTGACCGGATCGTCATCATGAAGGACGGAGAACTGCAGCAGATGGGAACTCCGCTGGAGGTTTACGATGACCCCGGCAATGTTTTCGTAGCGGGCTTTATCGGAGAGCCCCCCATGAACCTTTTGCCTTCCACGATCGTCAGGGCGGATGGCCACTTTTTGTTCACTTTTGAAAACAGCGATGTCCGTATCGAGGTTCCGCAGCGGTACAGAGAGGTTGTCTCTGACGGGATGGATGTCATTCTTGGCGTCCGCCCGGTGGATGTGTTGATTTCCGGCGGTGATTCGGTCAGCACGGCTGTCCCGGTAGCCGTGTATGAAGATCTGGGAGATGAGCGCCACATCAGCGTCAGAATCGGCAAATCCCTGCTCAATATCACGACGGAAAAAGATGTCTATTACCAAAAGGGACAGATCATTCGTTTGATTTTCCACGCGGAACGAACGCACCTGTTTGACCCGAAAACGGGGGAGAGAATTCGTCCCGGCCAAACCTCTAGCGAAAGCTAA
- a CDS encoding ABC transporter ATP-binding protein — protein sequence MAQIELQNITKNYGEKTALDDISLCVKDNEFFVLFGPAGAGKTTLLKTIAGIEFPQKGLVKINDNIVNHVEPLNRNVSMVFENYALYPQKTVYDNIASPMRSKLYRESEEHIRQAVNRVAKMMSIEHLLERRPSELSNGQRQRVAIGRCLVRKPNVFLMDEPLAHLDAKLRHFMRSELKEMQSAFNTTTLYVTHDYMEAMSLADRVAVLNNGRFEQIGTSNEMFYLPSNEFVAKLFGEPEINIFPAELNTNGDALELRAFEGNVTVVPCGDVVPQLKKSAQKIDIGVRGNDIRFSFQQEGRDWVRGSVYANEPIGNKVVMTVDIFGTRFHLVAPNHTKAELDQEVYIKFDEKNLIFFDSETQKFITRSAMNRFLAKS from the coding sequence ATGGCCCAGATTGAACTGCAAAATATCACAAAGAACTATGGGGAAAAAACAGCCCTCGACGATATCAGCCTTTGTGTAAAAGACAATGAGTTTTTTGTGTTATTCGGCCCGGCCGGAGCCGGGAAGACCACTCTTCTGAAAACGATCGCAGGCATCGAATTTCCTCAGAAGGGCCTGGTGAAAATTAACGACAATATTGTCAATCACGTGGAACCGCTGAACCGGAATGTTTCAATGGTATTTGAAAATTATGCGTTGTATCCGCAGAAAACGGTTTATGACAATATTGCTTCCCCTATGCGCAGCAAGCTTTACAGAGAAAGCGAAGAACATATACGGCAAGCCGTGAATCGGGTCGCCAAAATGATGAGCATCGAGCATCTTCTGGAACGCAGGCCGAGCGAGCTTTCCAACGGGCAGCGCCAGCGTGTCGCCATCGGCAGGTGTCTGGTCAGAAAACCGAATGTTTTTCTGATGGACGAACCGCTTGCTCACCTGGATGCGAAGCTGCGGCATTTCATGCGCAGTGAGCTGAAAGAGATGCAGAGTGCCTTTAACACGACGACGCTTTACGTTACGCACGATTACATGGAAGCCATGTCCCTGGCGGACAGGGTCGCCGTTCTCAACAACGGCCGGTTTGAACAGATCGGCACTTCGAATGAAATGTTCTATCTTCCGAGCAATGAGTTCGTGGCAAAGCTTTTCGGGGAACCGGAAATCAATATTTTCCCGGCGGAACTGAATACAAACGGCGACGCCCTGGAACTGAGGGCATTTGAAGGAAATGTAACCGTTGTTCCATGCGGCGACGTTGTCCCGCAGCTTAAAAAATCGGCTCAAAAGATAGATATCGGCGTCCGGGGAAACGATATCCGCTTCAGTTTTCAGCAGGAGGGCAGGGACTGGGTACGGGGAAGCGTTTATGCAAACGAGCCGATCGGAAATAAAGTGGTCATGACGGTGGACATTTTCGGCACAAGATTTCACCTGGTTGCTCCAAATCATACAAAAGCAGAACTTGACCAGGAAGTTTACATCAAGTTCGATGAAAAGAATCTCATTTTCTTTGACAGCGAAACGCAGAAGTTCATTACCAGAAGCGCTATGAACCGATTTTTGGCAAAATCATAA
- a CDS encoding carbohydrate ABC transporter permease, whose amino-acid sequence MDNNQMDSKLRNSYQRRKKFKVLGAVGRNLGLTVYAVFALFPLLWMVLCSFKPDTEMYNTVFRFHPTTANYSAVLIGTDYFKAFYQNFVVSALAVLITIVAGVPIAYALARYNFKKKENVAFTILSFKFAPEILVSLPVFLIFQKIGLYDTYFGLIWVYQLVTMPLLIWVLRGYFEDISVEIEQAAQLDGYRWYEIFLKTLVPLIKPGLVSVALLAFIFAWNDFTFPLILSGSSIQTITITSLRYLASDTVHYGQVAVASTIAVLPEVIACLFIQKHLVRGLSFGAVKG is encoded by the coding sequence ATGGATAACAATCAAATGGATTCAAAACTGCGAAACAGCTACCAGCGCAGAAAAAAATTCAAAGTCCTTGGGGCGGTCGGCCGCAACCTCGGACTGACTGTTTATGCGGTGTTTGCGTTGTTTCCCCTGCTGTGGATGGTTCTTTGCTCCTTTAAACCGGATACGGAGATGTACAATACGGTTTTCAGATTCCATCCGACAACAGCCAACTATTCCGCGGTCCTGATTGGAACCGATTATTTCAAAGCGTTTTATCAGAATTTTGTCGTTTCGGCCCTTGCCGTTCTGATTACGATCGTCGCGGGGGTGCCAATCGCTTATGCGCTCGCAAGATATAACTTCAAGAAAAAAGAAAATGTCGCTTTCACGATTCTTTCTTTCAAATTCGCTCCGGAGATTCTCGTTTCCCTGCCTGTTTTTCTTATCTTTCAAAAGATAGGGTTATATGACACTTATTTCGGGCTGATCTGGGTCTATCAGCTTGTCACGATGCCGCTGCTGATCTGGGTGCTTCGAGGGTACTTTGAAGATATCAGCGTCGAAATCGAGCAGGCGGCCCAGTTGGACGGATACAGGTGGTATGAGATTTTTCTGAAGACGCTGGTTCCGCTGATTAAGCCGGGGCTTGTTTCCGTGGCGCTGCTTGCCTTTATTTTTGCGTGGAATGACTTTACCTTCCCGCTGATCCTCAGCGGGTCGAGCATCCAGACCATTACCATCACATCCTTGCGTTACCTTGCCTCCGATACGGTTCATTATGGGCAGGTTGCGGTGGCTTCCACCATAGCGGTGCTGCCTGAAGTCATTGCGTGCCTCTTCATTCAGAAACATCTGGTCCGCGGATTGAGCTTCGGTGCGGTGAAAGGATAA
- a CDS encoding carbohydrate ABC transporter permease produces the protein MPSEGKNIPVNYNEIPRTIKRRPYYIITPGMIVLIGILIPFILAIFLSFTNYSFKSMHWRFVGVRNWTDMLTNVDFYHALLITLIYAVSATVVQMVLGTVIALLLKKDTLYSKVLKVLFTFPLMVAPAIAVLIWQLMTSNTVGVLEKFLNVFGVFNFPWASSYKTSMFTAVLIDTWVNTPFILLLVLAGIQSLPKSPFEAAQVDGASAWFTFKTLTFPMLKPFMYIALLFRLMAALQEFGVIFSLSKGGPGDSLMNISLTAYMTAFKYSRVGVAMPYLLVLWVIINYSAKAIVNRQRKLARQAQGL, from the coding sequence ATGCCAAGTGAAGGAAAAAATATTCCAGTGAATTACAACGAAATCCCCAGGACCATAAAAAGAAGGCCATATTACATTATTACTCCGGGTATGATCGTATTGATTGGCATTCTGATCCCGTTTATCCTCGCCATTTTCCTTTCATTTACCAATTATTCCTTTAAAAGCATGCACTGGCGTTTTGTCGGGGTGAGAAACTGGACTGACATGCTGACCAATGTGGATTTTTACCACGCCCTTTTAATCACCCTGATTTATGCCGTTTCCGCAACGGTAGTCCAGATGGTTTTGGGAACGGTGATTGCGCTGCTGTTGAAAAAAGACACTTTGTACAGCAAGGTTCTTAAGGTCCTGTTTACTTTTCCGCTGATGGTCGCACCGGCGATTGCAGTCTTGATCTGGCAATTAATGACATCCAACACGGTTGGTGTTCTGGAAAAATTTCTAAATGTTTTTGGAGTTTTTAACTTCCCATGGGCTTCGTCCTACAAGACATCCATGTTTACCGCAGTGTTGATTGATACCTGGGTTAACACGCCGTTTATTTTGCTTTTGGTACTGGCCGGGATTCAGTCACTGCCCAAGTCGCCTTTTGAGGCGGCGCAGGTGGATGGCGCCAGCGCATGGTTTACCTTTAAGACTCTTACATTCCCGATGCTGAAACCGTTCATGTACATTGCGCTTTTGTTCAGACTCATGGCGGCTCTTCAGGAATTCGGAGTTATTTTTTCCCTGTCGAAAGGCGGCCCGGGGGATTCCTTGATGAATATTTCGTTGACGGCTTATATGACGGCGTTTAAATATTCGCGGGTGGGCGTTGCGATGCCTTATCTGCTGGTTTTGTGGGTCATTATCAATTATTCTGCGAAGGCAATTGTCAACAGGCAGCGCAAACTTGCCAGACAGGCCCAGGGATTATAA
- a CDS encoding ABC transporter substrate-binding protein, whose amino-acid sequence MHFKKKAAILLTLAMVSSSLVGCSGGNSTAPSASSGNTASSASAEQTQAKPSQFDWKKYSGTTLKVYFVQHFCSAPIIAKLSEFEDKTGIKVEHTVTPEANYFDKVSTSLSSRSGDPDVFMSGAYQLWDYSSAGYVDDLSNYTSDAGATSSDYDFDDFVPSVVNALKWDGTAGHKVGSGQLLGLPLMSEIYTLSYNTRAFKQLNLQVPKTLDELADVSKKLKNWNGTGSYGLAIRGARDWGTIHPGYMSTYSNFGASDFAIEDGKLVSKVNSPEAVKMTTYWTNLVKTGCAPGWSSYTWYDCSADLGAGKAAMMLDSDSVGVQQNWKGASQEAGNLAWATIPVVKEGDTPKSNFWTWALAMNSASKNKGAAWYFIQYFTSKDFAKYATIEKNSLDPCRESVINSSEYEKKMSAQTGYLESFKATIDNSTILFTPQPSFFETTTNWAATLQDIVAGKYSNVQAGMDDLKKKMDKAVEDVDVG is encoded by the coding sequence ATGCACTTCAAGAAGAAAGCTGCAATTTTGTTGACTTTGGCCATGGTGTCAAGCTCCCTGGTGGGATGTTCGGGAGGAAACAGCACTGCCCCAAGCGCCAGCTCCGGAAACACGGCGTCGTCCGCCAGCGCGGAACAAACACAGGCGAAACCGTCTCAGTTTGACTGGAAGAAATACTCCGGCACGACTCTGAAAGTATATTTTGTTCAGCATTTCTGTTCTGCTCCGATCATTGCCAAACTGTCGGAATTCGAAGACAAAACCGGAATTAAGGTTGAGCATACCGTCACCCCGGAAGCAAACTATTTTGACAAGGTTTCCACATCGCTTTCCAGCCGCAGCGGCGATCCGGACGTGTTCATGTCCGGGGCATATCAGTTGTGGGATTATTCTTCGGCAGGTTATGTAGACGATTTGTCGAATTATACCAGCGACGCGGGCGCGACATCGTCGGATTATGATTTTGACGATTTTGTTCCAAGCGTTGTGAATGCTCTGAAATGGGACGGCACCGCAGGCCACAAAGTTGGTTCCGGCCAGCTGCTGGGACTCCCGCTGATGTCTGAAATTTACACTCTTTCCTATAATACAAGAGCATTTAAGCAGTTAAATCTTCAGGTCCCGAAGACTCTGGACGAACTTGCGGACGTCAGCAAAAAATTAAAGAACTGGAACGGCACGGGTTCTTACGGACTGGCAATTCGCGGCGCCCGCGACTGGGGCACGATCCATCCTGGATATATGAGTACATATTCAAACTTCGGCGCGTCGGATTTTGCAATCGAGGACGGAAAACTGGTTTCCAAAGTGAATTCACCGGAAGCGGTAAAAATGACGACTTACTGGACGAATCTGGTGAAAACGGGCTGTGCGCCGGGCTGGTCAAGCTATACCTGGTACGACTGCAGCGCCGACCTGGGAGCAGGAAAAGCGGCTATGATGCTGGATTCGGATTCTGTCGGAGTGCAGCAGAACTGGAAGGGCGCTTCACAGGAGGCGGGAAACCTTGCGTGGGCAACGATTCCTGTTGTGAAAGAAGGAGACACGCCGAAATCCAATTTCTGGACCTGGGCTCTCGCAATGAACAGCGCCTCCAAGAATAAAGGAGCCGCCTGGTATTTCATCCAGTATTTCACATCGAAGGATTTTGCGAAATATGCCACGATTGAAAAGAACAGTCTCGATCCGTGCCGCGAGTCTGTGATTAATTCCAGTGAATACGAAAAAAAGATGAGTGCGCAGACCGGATATCTGGAATCCTTCAAAGCCACCATTGACAATTCCACGATTCTGTTCACTCCGCAGCCGTCGTTTTTTGAAACAACGACGAACTGGGCGGCAACCCTTCAGGACATTGTTGCAGGAAAATACTCGAATGTGCAGGCGGGTATGGACGACTTGAAAAAGAAGATGGATAAGGCGGTCGAGGATGTCGACGTAGGATAA
- a CDS encoding YibE/F family protein, protein MKQNQIKSTLAILLFSAFFLLIGNRIASMHALPITVADYESELKEQVFAKVTKIDSVTPDPTDSNTNVVKFTCILAAGKEKGTAVQATQYCYKNNATMPPQVSVNDKVVLGILSSGSSTEYAFENYDRIGQVLLLSLLFAGLILLFGGKKGVKTVLSLALTCMAIFFVFIPCIMAGFNVYLSTVIICVYIIAVSDTLTGGLGLKSLAAALGCSGGVAFSGFLYIFMGKVMKLTGSYNDQTSLIMQTFVQCPIDLKAVVFAMVTVGALGATMDVAMSIASSLEEIRENNDHFKKQDLIHSGFKIGKDIMGTMTNTLILAYIGSSLVTVLIYAASHYPILQLLNKEEIIIETLQSLIGSLGMLITIPFTTVISAYLFQKQKRQPFAKKDLTSRVSCRQNGNRDLDFPVHEKKSSHVGHYDPYR, encoded by the coding sequence GTGAAACAGAATCAAATAAAATCAACACTCGCAATCCTTTTATTCTCCGCGTTTTTTCTGTTGATCGGGAACAGAATCGCGTCCATGCACGCTTTGCCGATCACCGTAGCGGATTATGAATCGGAACTGAAGGAGCAGGTATTTGCGAAAGTTACAAAAATCGATTCGGTCACGCCGGACCCTACGGACTCCAATACCAACGTCGTCAAATTCACCTGCATCCTCGCGGCGGGAAAAGAAAAGGGAACTGCGGTTCAGGCGACTCAGTATTGCTACAAAAACAACGCGACCATGCCTCCTCAGGTCAGTGTCAACGACAAAGTCGTCCTTGGAATACTGTCCTCTGGAAGCTCGACGGAGTATGCATTCGAAAATTACGACCGAATCGGACAAGTGCTTCTGCTGTCTCTCCTCTTTGCCGGACTCATTCTCCTCTTCGGCGGTAAAAAAGGAGTCAAAACCGTCCTTTCCCTCGCGCTGACCTGCATGGCAATTTTTTTCGTTTTCATCCCGTGCATCATGGCGGGATTCAACGTTTATCTGTCGACTGTCATAATCTGCGTCTATATCATCGCGGTCTCTGATACTCTTACGGGAGGGCTCGGCCTGAAAAGTCTCGCGGCTGCATTGGGCTGTTCCGGCGGTGTGGCATTTTCAGGGTTCCTCTACATTTTCATGGGAAAGGTCATGAAATTAACCGGATCCTATAACGATCAGACCTCCTTGATTATGCAGACCTTTGTACAATGTCCGATCGACCTGAAAGCGGTCGTGTTCGCGATGGTCACGGTCGGCGCGTTGGGCGCGACCATGGACGTCGCCATGTCGATTGCGTCATCTCTGGAAGAAATTCGGGAGAATAACGATCATTTTAAAAAACAAGACCTGATCCATTCGGGCTTCAAGATAGGGAAAGATATTATGGGCACGATGACAAACACGCTGATCCTCGCCTATATCGGCAGCAGCCTTGTCACGGTGCTGATCTATGCTGCGTCCCATTACCCGATTCTTCAACTGCTGAACAAGGAAGAAATCATCATTGAGACTCTCCAGTCCCTGATCGGCAGCCTTGGGATGCTGATCACAATTCCGTTTACCACGGTCATATCGGCTTATCTGTTCCAGAAGCAGAAACGACAGCCGTTCGCCAAAAAAGATCTTACGAGCCGCGTGTCCTGTCGGCAAAATGGCAACCGCGATTTGGACTTCCCCGTTCACGAAAAAAAGTCCAGCCATGTCGGTCACTATGATCCCTATCGTTGA
- a CDS encoding MetQ/NlpA family ABC transporter substrate-binding protein yields the protein MKKSKSVSVLLAALLSLSALAGCANSGGASSAQTASSQTASSQTASSQAASSEAPAVSPAASSASEQKKIVVGASPTPHAEILKEAAKLLKAKGYDLEIKEFSDYVLPNTALEDKQLDANYFQHQPYLTEFNKERGTNIVSAGAIHYEPFGIYAGKTKALANLKDGATVTVPNDTSNEARALLLLQANGLIKLKSGAGVTATQRDIVENKKNLKFREIEAAQLVRSLPDVDIAIINGNYALEGGLKVENALEVETPDSLAATTYANILAVRKGDENREDIKALVEVLKSEEIKTFINDTFKGAVVPVN from the coding sequence ATGAAAAAGAGTAAATCCGTTTCCGTTTTGCTGGCAGCACTCCTTTCCCTTAGTGCGCTGGCGGGCTGCGCGAATTCCGGCGGCGCCTCTTCCGCACAGACGGCATCTTCCCAGACGGCATCTTCCCAGACGGCATCTTCCCAGGCGGCCTCTTCAGAGGCGCCGGCGGTTTCGCCGGCAGCGTCTTCCGCTTCGGAACAAAAAAAGATCGTAGTGGGCGCTTCCCCGACTCCGCATGCCGAAATTCTGAAGGAAGCGGCAAAACTGCTGAAGGCCAAGGGGTATGACCTTGAAATCAAGGAATTCTCCGATTATGTTCTGCCGAACACCGCATTGGAAGACAAACAGCTCGATGCGAACTATTTTCAGCACCAGCCGTACCTGACCGAATTCAATAAGGAAAGGGGGACCAATATCGTGTCCGCGGGAGCGATTCACTATGAGCCGTTCGGGATTTATGCCGGCAAGACGAAAGCGCTGGCCAATCTAAAAGACGGCGCGACCGTTACGGTGCCCAATGACACTTCCAATGAAGCGAGAGCCTTGCTGCTTCTTCAGGCGAACGGTTTGATTAAGCTCAAGAGCGGGGCGGGCGTTACAGCCACGCAGAGAGACATCGTGGAAAACAAAAAGAACCTGAAGTTCCGTGAGATCGAGGCGGCTCAGCTTGTCCGATCTCTCCCGGACGTGGATATTGCGATCATCAACGGCAACTATGCTCTGGAAGGCGGGCTCAAGGTCGAAAACGCACTGGAGGTGGAAACACCGGATTCGCTGGCTGCCACCACATATGCAAACATCCTTGCGGTCCGAAAGGGCGATGAAAATCGTGAGGACATCAAAGCTCTTGTGGAAGTGCTGAAGAGCGAAGAGATTAAAACATTTATCAACGATACTTTTAAGGGAGCAGTGGTTCCGGTGAACTGA
- a CDS encoding methionine ABC transporter permease — protein sequence MWDESTVLMLLQGIGESLYMTLLSTLFAYMIGLPVGIFLVTSSKDGLHPCTGLFKTLDVIVNLTRSVPFLILLVAIIPFTRLVTGTIIGSTATVVPLTLSAAPFVARLVESSLKEVDAGVVEAAQSMGASNVQIVWKVLLPEARPSLLVGCAIAVTTVLGYSAMAGFVGGGGLGTIAINYGYYRYQNGIMLMTVVLLVLIVQVFQGFGMKMAASFDRRK from the coding sequence ATGTGGGATGAGTCAACCGTTTTAATGCTTCTTCAGGGCATTGGCGAATCCCTGTACATGACGCTGCTGTCAACGCTGTTTGCTTATATGATCGGCTTGCCGGTCGGCATTTTTCTGGTCACAAGTTCGAAAGACGGGCTCCACCCCTGCACAGGGCTGTTCAAAACGCTGGACGTCATTGTAAACCTGACCCGGTCCGTACCGTTTTTAATTCTCTTGGTGGCGATCATCCCATTTACCCGCCTGGTTACCGGCACCATCATCGGTTCCACGGCAACCGTGGTTCCGCTCACCTTATCCGCCGCCCCGTTTGTTGCCCGGCTTGTGGAGTCTTCGCTGAAAGAGGTCGACGCGGGCGTGGTTGAGGCGGCACAGTCCATGGGAGCTTCCAATGTTCAGATCGTATGGAAAGTCCTTCTTCCGGAGGCAAGGCCGTCTCTGCTCGTCGGCTGTGCCATTGCGGTTACGACGGTTTTAGGCTATTCCGCCATGGCGGGTTTTGTGGGCGGCGGAGGTTTGGGCACGATCGCCATCAATTATGGCTATTACCGTTACCAAAACGGAATCATGCTGATGACCGTCGTGCTTCTTGTGCTGATCGTCCAGGTCTTTCAAGGGTTCGGCATGAAAATGGCCGCGTCGTTTGACAGAAGAAAATAG
- a CDS encoding methionine ABC transporter ATP-binding protein: protein MGQALIEIHNLSKTFQTKDTEIHALNDISLTIEKGDIFGIIGMSGAGKSTLVRCMNMLERPTQGNVLFDGKDLCRLKESDLRGVRRSIGMIFQQFNLLMQRTALENVCFPLEISGIHKSDAKKKARELLDLVGLSDRVESYPTQLSGGQKQRVAIARALATNPKALLCDEATSALDPATTQSILSLLKDINGRLGITIVIITHEMSVIERICNRVAIIDESRIAETGLVEDIFTNPKTAAAHKFVYPDAGGTAVKISKRCMRIVFNGNSSFEPVLAGMVLACKAPVNILYADTKNLNGKAFGQMVVQLPAEEALARKMFHYIRAKGLTAEEVDDYVG, encoded by the coding sequence TTGGGTCAGGCGCTGATTGAAATACACAATCTGAGCAAAACATTCCAGACAAAGGACACAGAGATTCACGCTTTGAACGACATCAGCCTCACGATTGAAAAGGGCGATATTTTCGGCATTATCGGCATGAGCGGCGCGGGGAAAAGCACCTTGGTCCGATGTATGAATATGTTGGAGAGGCCCACGCAGGGGAATGTCCTTTTTGACGGAAAAGACTTATGCAGGCTAAAGGAATCGGATTTGCGCGGCGTGCGCCGATCCATCGGAATGATTTTTCAGCAGTTCAATCTTTTAATGCAGCGTACCGCGCTCGAAAATGTCTGCTTTCCACTGGAAATCTCCGGAATCCACAAATCTGACGCGAAGAAAAAAGCGAGGGAGCTTCTTGACTTGGTGGGGCTTTCCGACAGGGTGGAATCCTACCCCACGCAACTGTCCGGGGGACAGAAGCAGCGCGTCGCCATTGCGCGGGCGCTTGCAACAAACCCAAAGGCGCTGTTGTGCGACGAGGCAACCAGCGCGCTCGATCCCGCCACCACGCAGTCGATCCTCAGCCTGCTGAAAGACATTAACGGACGGCTCGGAATTACCATTGTGATTATTACCCATGAGATGAGCGTAATTGAAAGGATCTGCAACAGGGTCGCGATCATTGACGAAAGCAGGATTGCTGAAACGGGACTGGTGGAAGACATCTTTACAAATCCAAAGACGGCCGCAGCCCACAAATTCGTTTACCCGGACGCGGGAGGCACAGCGGTAAAGATCAGCAAACGCTGTATGCGCATTGTCTTTAACGGCAATTCCTCTTTTGAACCGGTACTGGCCGGCATGGTTCTTGCCTGTAAGGCGCCTGTTAATATTCTTTATGCGGACACAAAAAACCTGAACGGCAAAGCGTTTGGGCAGATGGTCGTGCAGCTTCCGGCAGAAGAGGCGCTGGCGCGGAAAATGTTCCATTATATCCGCGCGAAAGGTCTGACCGCAGAAGAGGTGGATGATTATGTGGGATGA
- a CDS encoding trans-sulfuration enzyme family protein, with product MSQREYGPGYGFLTRAVHTGNDVDRDTGAIKRPITLGNCYELPYDPSSLNWSSADKALYTRNGGVNQKYLQEKIASLEGTDDCVVLASGVSALSGIFFAFLNSGDHVVCSKVTYIAVYRLLTEHLKNKYGIQATLVDMSDLEAVKAAIRPNTKLIHIETPGNPTIGVSDIAAIAKIAHENGILLSVDNTFASPYLQRPAELGADLTAESLTKYINGHGDALGGSVSGKKELIDKIRAEAMVNLGGAISPFNAWLIMRGAVTLPLRMRQHSESALKIARFLKDDPSVRFVAYPGLESDRGHAIAVKQMKKGFSGMISFGLNADADTHNRFVSYLRVITSAVSLGHDESLIVFLGPNDERQYLYPAEFHEGFFRFSVGLEDTKDIIGDIRQALEKTGLK from the coding sequence ATGAGTCAACGTGAATATGGTCCCGGATATGGATTCCTGACGAGAGCGGTGCATACGGGGAACGATGTCGACCGGGACACCGGCGCAATCAAGCGCCCCATCACGCTTGGGAACTGCTACGAGCTGCCCTACGATCCGAGCAGCCTGAACTGGAGCAGCGCCGACAAAGCGCTCTATACCCGCAACGGCGGCGTGAATCAGAAGTATCTTCAGGAAAAGATCGCTTCGCTGGAAGGGACGGACGACTGCGTGGTTCTTGCTTCCGGCGTATCGGCCCTTTCGGGAATATTTTTTGCCTTCCTGAACTCCGGCGACCATGTGGTATGCTCAAAAGTGACCTATATCGCCGTCTACCGGCTGCTGACGGAACACCTGAAAAACAAGTACGGAATCCAGGCCACGCTGGTGGATATGTCCGACCTGGAAGCGGTAAAAGCGGCGATCCGGCCCAATACAAAATTAATCCACATCGAAACTCCCGGAAATCCGACGATCGGCGTCAGCGATATTGCGGCGATTGCAAAAATCGCCCACGAAAACGGGATCCTGCTTTCGGTTGATAACACGTTTGCCTCTCCATACCTTCAGCGGCCGGCCGAATTGGGGGCCGATCTGACGGCGGAAAGCCTGACTAAATATATCAACGGCCACGGCGACGCGCTGGGCGGCTCCGTTTCCGGAAAAAAGGAGCTCATCGACAAAATCCGCGCGGAAGCAATGGTGAATCTCGGCGGCGCAATCAGCCCGTTCAACGCGTGGCTCATCATGCGCGGCGCGGTCACGCTGCCTCTGCGGATGCGCCAGCACAGCGAAAGCGCCCTGAAAATCGCACGGTTTCTGAAAGACGATCCGTCCGTCCGCTTCGTCGCTTATCCGGGGCTGGAAAGCGACCGCGGTCATGCGATCGCCGTAAAACAGATGAAAAAAGGCTTTTCCGGCATGATCTCCTTCGGCCTGAATGCCGATGCAGATACGCACAACCGGTTTGTGAGTTACCTGCGCGTTATTACGTCGGCGGTTTCCCTCGGGCACGACGAAAGCCTGATCGTTTTTCTCGGCCCAAACGACGAGCGGCAGTACCTTTATCCGGCAGAGTTCCACGAAGGCTTTTTCCGTTTCAGCGTGGGTCTGGAAGACACGAAAGACATTATTGGGGATATCCGGCAGGCTCTTGAAAAGACCGGCCTGAAATAA